tatggccttaaatttgatccaactaaatttaagacttaagactttttaaggactcGTGGAAACCCTGTGTTTGTTCCTACAGGAATAAATCCACTACTGCATTTCCATTACTCTCcaaaagaggggggaaaaattgtaatttaaatccAGATTAATGTAACACAAAAGCATAGTGTTagaaaatgtacaatattaaataaataaaaacaagaacaatgTAAGATGTTAACTGCTGTCTCTGAAAAAGGTCCATTACCAAAATATACAGAGTTAAAGAAGAAATAAGTATCAAAGGAATaatcatttagaattttaaataatgttaaataaaggtACTTGTATCAAAAATAGCCAACAAATTGTCCTTTAACACCAAGATCAAAAGTGAATATGCaccaggctgaaaaaaaaaatagctaattcACACTTGAACGTTAGAGGGAGCAATGTGAACATGAGAAGCTGCGTTCTTGATCTCAGAAGAACAGGATGCTGGAGAAGCAAGTTCTGCAGTCTTCAGGAAGCcatcttttattatatattcttcCTATCTTAAAAAGAactgtatgtgtgaaaaaaagtaatcCAATGCAAAGAGAAtaagatgtaaatgtaaaagctaTGATTTGAACCTGTAGCATGATTTTCGTAGGATCATGTGACGATGAAAGTAATAGAGTTTTGCCATTAcaataacaaatacaattttaaaatgtatgaacatagaaaaaagttattacacCATTATTAAAAGTATTTGGAAGATGAATGCTAAATTGCATTTGTATGGGTTTTCATTATTGCCGAACATGTGTCTTGGCTTAAGTTCTAGAGCATCGGTCAAGCTGACCGTTACCTGTTTGAATCTTGACTCTGTGCAGTCTGGAGGTGAACTGGTCATTGACAGTGAAGACGTGGCCGCTCTCGATCTATTTAGACTTGGGTTCTTTGGTGAGGACTCGCTGTGTGGGCTTTCCACAGGCCAGAGACTGCAGCGCCCGCACCAGCTCTCTCTCCGGGATATCCGTCTCCTGCTGGATCTCCTGCCAAGAGCAAGAGGAAAACAACACGGACATGTGGGAGAAGTACAGCAATGCCATTTTAATACAATGTACAGATGATTACTAAGTACTATGACTGAAGGCCAGTACAACTGATGCCTATTCTGTTCCGATGCATCTATATttacacatatacacagtacaggtcaacagtttggaaacattactatttttaatgtttttgaaagaagtttcttctgctcatcaagcctgcatttatttgatcaaaaatacagaaaaaaatttaatattgtgatatattattacaatttaaaataattgtttttaaatgtattatactttaaattctcaattttttctgtgatgcaaagctgaatttttaggatcattatcacatgatcctttagaaatcattctaatatgatgattcattatcaaagttggaaacagttctgctgcttaatattttttcagaacatgtgatactttacTGAGGatactctgatgaataaaaaaaaaaaaaaaaaaaaaaaaaaaaagaagctatgtttttaaaatataaatattttgtaataacaatatacactactggtcagtaatttggggtcagtaatttttgttttctttcttttttttaaataatatcaatacttttattcagcaaggatgtgttaaattgataaaaagagatagtaaagaaaatatattagaatatatattattagaatttttattttttttttgaataaatgcagttctttttaaccttttattcatcaaatatattagacagcagaactgtttccaacactcataataaatcagaatattagaatgatttctaaatgatcatgtgatagactggatgttacatgtgacactgaaggctggagtaatgatgctgaaaaattcagctttgcatcacaggaataaattatttgtttaaagtatattcaaatagaaaactattattttaagttgtaataatatatcacaatattactgtttttctgtatttttgaccaaataaatgcagacttgatgagcagaagagacttctttcaaaaacattaaaaatagtaatgtttccaaacttttgacctgtactgtatatatatatatatatatatatatttttttttatttttttagatctTTATTAGTAATTGTAGCCATTGTACACtctgaaaaaagtacaaaagctgtcatttgGGTGGGTACCTTTAAGAAAGGTACACCTTTGATAACTTTACCAAATGTGGCACGAGTGCAGTACCTCGAATGTGGATTTCTCTCGGTTGTTGAAAAGCATGAGGATCGTCATCTGGAATGTGGAAAACCTGCAGGATGTGTTTCCTGGCATTAGAGCCTGTGACCTGAGCCCCGCCGACCATATCCGAGCCATCCTCCTGAAGAAGACGCAAATCACAGTTTAAGATTTGTAAGATAAGTAAATTCTTTTGACAGTTTGTGACGGCTTGTTACCTTTTTGACCGGCCCGTAGAAAGTGGCGTTGAGGTCTGCTGAACCCATGTGATGCTGCAATGTGAGCTGCCTACCGCTGTGCTTGGCCAAATAAAATCTGCAATCAAAGAGTCAAGAGTGGCTGTGAGCGCATGCACAAAACCTCAGGAGGACTCTGGAAGTCAAAGTTCTTCCCAAATGAGTTTACATAAAAACTGGAACTAAACTACAGTGAAATACAGCAATCAACACCTTCTAAAGACCTCGAAAGCATGTCTTGGTGAAGGGGGGATGCTACACTTGGGAGTCGCTGACTGGGTCGGCCAGTATCCCGTCGTTAGCACCCTCACTGTGAGGTCGACACCACCTAAAGACACCTAAGAAGAAACCACAATCAAACACCATTCAAATGGTCCACTCTAATCGCTACACAGTCTAACTCTTGAGATATGCAGCAGTATCGGAGGTGACAAAAGATTTATTCTGGTTGAGTACCATCTGCACCTCACCCCTGTCGTCGTAAGATGCTGCCGAAACTCATCCATAGTTGTGTTTGAGATGCTCATGTCCCTGAACATGCCTTCCAGTTTAGATGTGAACTGACAGCCACACTCCGTCTGTGGAAGGAGAAACGTCACGTGAGACACACACAGTGTTAGGGCACGCCGAGCCTCCGCTCTGTACAGCAGCAGATCTTGCCTTTAGCTTCGAGATCATGTTTTTCTCGGAGTCGTCAGACACGCTCTTGTTGGTGAGCAGTCTTCTGGCCAGGTGCTGCTTGTAGTAGCGCTCGAACACGTCCTTCTCCTGCATGAACCTGAACAGCACCATGGCTTTATCCAAGATCGACTCCACCTCCTGCTCCGTCAGCTAAAAGAGAGAcaaaccacagacacacaccttcGATCAACAACTGAATTCATTATatactctttttaaaatgtaacattggACACGTTTTAAAAATGGTGTATGGAATATTCAGGAATGTTTTGAGTTTTAACTACTAATAATGTTTAACACATTAATACAAgacctatccctttaacctaGCTAgttccttttgttttttaatatccaAACGTTAgttataagaagaagaaaaataaaaaacttttaaaacagctCTATATTTAACGAAGCACATACGAAAGACCTGAAACCGAAGTGATGTGACCTGTTTAACAGAATGTTTGTTGAACATAATCCGCATTAAGAGTTGATACTGCATTGCTCAAAAGaagattgaaaataaataaatattcttagcTGTATTTTCTATATTGGCCCAGAGCAAAGCGTCCACTACTCGTGTGACTAGAGAAAACGACTCACTCCTTTCACTCCTTTCTTCAGCTTATCGTCAATGAAGAGTGAGAGATACTCGGGTGAGCGAGAGTTGAGGTTCAAGAAATACTCGAAGTCCCCTGCAATGGTCTGCTTAAATAAACGGTCGTTGTTAAAGGACTCTTGCAAGAAGCGATCAAACCGTGACTTCAGATCTAGAAGACCCTAAAgagaagcagagagaaagaggttTGCACATAAAGGATTTCCCACATCTcgtgtgttctgcaagtgaagaTATTATCCCGGTACCTGGATGTAGTCAACGGGGTTCTTGCCTTCTCCTTCCTCAGACACCAGAGCTTTGCCCTGCTCCCTCAGATAGGagctcatacactcacacatggTCTTCAGGCCGTTCGGCACTCTGCTGAACAACTTGTACATGCAGGCCAGATCTGCACACACAGGCTTTGTATCATCGAATATCAAATCATGGAAATGTTTCCAAACCACTGATGTcgattttcttctatttaaagtTCACTGTAAAAGTACGGTCACATTAGCAGACTAAAAAGTTCCATTGTGAATaatgtagtgatgtatgaagcactgctcacacagaaatcactttcaatttcaacattacaaaacatattCTGTTAATAATAGTCTTTTTGCGTTatacttttagtcattttgaaatcaaatggCCTAAAACGGACTGTctttagcatatttttattttataatatttctgaacatataGGATGTTTAAGGCAAGTTTGTACAATACATGTCTTCACGTTTCGTGCaacttttctgcaaagatatttagcAACTGAATCTGTTTTACATTTACACCATGTTGAAGTTCATGTGTGCAAACTTTAACCAGATGGTTTTGTAAGTTTTTAATAAAGAGAATGTTATTTGAATAACGTTGTGGTATATTTTTAAGTTGACTagctaaacatttttaaaaatctaaatcgtTATCTTGAATCTGCTAAATATTCTACAAAATTGACTGACCTGAACACTCTACTACTGAAATGTTGATTTAAAGTGATGTAGATTATGTATATTAAGAGCATGCAGTCCGCAAAAGAATATGATGAGTTAAGAGTCACCAGGTAAAGTGAAATAAATCAGacaacatttctgtatttgcaggCTGCATGGAAAAACAAACCTACTGCACCAAAAACTTAGCAAATTATAATAGAATctgtatttacaacattttttagaGTACTAAGGCCCATTAAAATATAGCCAGTTTTCaagtgttttaataaataatcctTCTGAAGTCTGAATGCTCAATCTTCTGATTCCACTAAGCTACACTACTGATGCAAAACAAGCGTAATGATAGATGAGGACAGCGCACCTTCTGTCTTCCCATTCTTGAGCATGTGCACCAGGCCAGAGTTCTCCATCTCTACGATGGTCTTCATGTGTTTGGAGATCAGCTCCCTCTCCACCACCTTCACAATCGGCTCCTCCGTGGTTTTATCCAGACAGTGTATCACTCGCTCGATCTCCTCGTTTATCCGTGCCTCCACTTTCTTTATGTACACGCTCGCACTGTTCTCGGCTAAAAACTTTTGACTTTCCATCTGAAAAAGAGAATTTAGATTTGGTTAAAACATAATGAGAAAcgagcaaaacaacaacaacaaaaaaaccttttggagGATTCTTCACATAAAAGTCTGGTCTTTtcaacattcaattcaattcaattcaattcaattcagtggTAGTCTCTCTTACTTCTATGGTgcttttacagtgattttttttactgtgaaccTAATcactttatagaaaaaaaaatgtttttttttttaaaaaaaccttataaataaagaaacaaagaaacaaaaaaataacagtatacaggtttggaacaaaataacAGTTAGTTAATGATACCACTGATAAGCagtttcagattttcatttttgggtcggCTTTGACTATAAAATGCTAATATACACATTCACTGTGATACAAATCACAAAGCAGCTGATAGAGAAATAGAAATGCAATAAAGTGTATTCTTGCTTTACCAACCTGAAAGAATTCAGCAGACATTTCTAAGAAGGGGGCCTCGAAATCCTCTTCATAAACGGATCGTCCTTCCAAGCCCAAAATCATCAACATCTGACAAGCATTACGAATGGCACCCCTGAACGAAGACAAACACTTACTACAATACACACCAAGAAAACTGCAGTTTCTTTTCCCTTTTACATTTAATGAGCAGCTTCTGGGGGTTATGaaaagcagcaaatcagttttatttgtttatgcttttttacatttctacttTTCTGTTTGTGACTTTATGTccttaaaaagaaatttaaaagtcataaattttttttaattatattaaatgctaTAGCAAACATCTTTGTAATcatattaagatgttttaaatttgGAGATGGAAAAACCCACTATTTGCAATACAGCCTAATGTGATTAATAAACTTCAAAAGActcatttcattaaataaatacgAGCGCTGTGCGTTATAAAGTAACAATGCAGCGCTGTTGCGTGCTCTACAGACTTGCGGTTTCAGAACAGTTTGACAATCAATGTGCATTTATGCCAATAGACTGCGTATAATCTACAGCTTATGAATTAAGACAATGGTTactttgtggtgtttttattgtaatgtgaAGTAGACTGTCATAAGAGTACACATTTTATCTCCCTCATCTTTCTGAATGAGCAGCCGGCAACAGTACagcatatacatttcaaaataagagtcccgtgTATTTTGGGTAAATTTGGGCATTCGTATTAAATAGCAATAAAGTTTTCTCCATAGTTACGCCCAACGGTACGtggcttttgaatttgaatgcgTATAATATTAGAggcttgtatttttaatatttattgtattaaaatcttaattatcTCAGAAATATGTTCATGTTTAAATTAGTTATGTTCCtgcataattacataaatacatatctaTATGCATATTAGGTACAATCACACCGGCGATGCGGCACAGTGGCAGCACACCCACCTTAAGGATTTCTGATCAAGTAActttcaaagaaaacaacaatcctttggtatgtttttatatttacttatatacttaacttatgtttaaatattatctgtGCTGTTGATTTGAATCCCAAATGtggaatttgattttattttttgaatcatgtagcataatatttattatatatccaAATATAAGCTTtacatgaaaatgcattttgcttCCCTCTCTATCCATCAACTCGGCTCTGACTCTCAAAAGTCAAAAATGAACAGATTGAGAAAGCATTCTGggcaacagaaaagaaaaaggaaaaggggAAATGAGAAAGACTGAATTAAACTAAAGAGAACAATGTATGTCCAAGCAGATAGAGAGATATGTGTAGGCTTAATTTAGCTATACATTACTAATGAGGCTCATAATATAAATCACAGGATATGAATGTGTGAACACTAGCAAAGGTAGGGTTTgacagattaaaaacaaaaaagtgtttgcATGCCAACAGAAAAGGCCATATTATGATGACTCGCAGAGGGTTTTCTGCATGCTCTATATGTGCGACGCtactaaaacaaagcaaagacaCCCACCTGTCCACCACCTCCCCTTTCCTCTCACGGGCAATCATGTCGAGTAAGGTCTGCCGCAGATGGTCCCGAATGCAGCCGTAACGAACCACCTGGTCTCTGAAGATGATGAGACCTAGATTATAGACGTTCTCTACGTTATTCTGCTGAACATACACCCGGTCCTGTGCCAAGACAGaagagcagacagagagagaaggatgAAGCTCATAAAGGAGATAACGCTCTTCTTCTCCAAGCAATCGTCTATTTGGTTGTAAACATAATACACAAATATCCAGAAGAAACAAGTGAAGTATATTTGAATTCCCTTAAAGAAATACCAGTGCTTGGAATGACAAAAGAAAAGCTAAAGTACTGGCTCTCCATAGAGCATAATATAACACTTGATGGTAACTTTTCGGTTAGTTTAATcaaaatacatgcatgcatacctgtattaatttcttttgttgtGCTGAACGCAAAAGATGATTTTCTGGGTAACCAAACAGATGCTGTTCCCCATTAATTTtgatagaaggaaaaaaaatactatggaagtcactggaaTGACTTTGAATGCCTAGAAATCTGTGTTGACACTGACATAAGACGTTACCATTTTTGTTTGACAGGTAAtaattttcttggccgattccgatTTCTTGTAAGTGATCTGCCGATTCtgattttctttctaagaactatgattgacagcatatacaaaccaAAATTGACTTTTcttcaaagctaaattttattttcataataaaaaaaaaatattaaatattacaatttcccAAGTTACAGGATcttctctcacttaaacaactcttaaaaaaaaaaaaatgctctgtgactggaaagaagtagaaataacaattaactgaaaatgagttgctttataaaacaaaacaactttataaGTTGacccttttctcttttttacttgTCTGTCTTGAAAAAGTCAAAGACCCTATGAATGAACAAAACTGAAGTGTACAATACTCTTCCAAATAATAATAGTGCAGTAAGTGGGTAATTAAATGTTGCCAGCATATGTATAGGCAACATGCTACTTGAGCATTAATGGCAAGTGTTTCCCCCGTGGTTTATTTTAGCCTTACAAGTTTCACAAATAGCAAACTTATTGTCTTCTTCACTCACAGTAAAAAACTTCCACACCAACAACATGTTTGCAGTAGGGCTggattttgacacaaatttcaattAGATTACCAATTCGattcaattatttgttttgttttttttgttgtttattttgtacagTACTTGACATATTTTCTCAAGGAAAAGAAATCTCATCTAATGCTGTAAGATATACATGAGAGTCATTTGGTACTACATTATTATAATCTTTGAAGGTTAAAAAACTGACTGATTTATAAGCTATAGCAtacaactgttaaaattacaattaagtttttaaaacaataaagttacaattgcataaaataatatttctacttcaattcgtatttttaaatataaaaatttaaatggtggctgtcaaaaaatggatttattcaaacataaattaaacataagaacagtaaaaattataatgaatatgttatatggtgcatatatttagctaaatacccctctctacagtttatttttctatctgactAATGAGTTTGTCACCGAATATGTTTGTGTATGAGGTCAATGTGACGTTACGCGACACTGTTTACAAGCTGTTATACTGACGTCTTTGCACGGCTGACACACTGATTGAGAGATTACATGAGACCAGGATATGGATTGTAAAAACTTACCTTTGGTGGTTTAATCATGACTCATGTTTATTTTGAGCTGAAGCTATTAATGTGGAGGGTATGATCAGTTCACGTGCGTGCTCGCACTCATGCAGAAAACTGGCTGATTTCGATCCCCGGCCAatcgatcggtgcatctctaattttaagtgtgcaaaatattatttgaacCAAAATATCTGTTGCGTTccaaagaagaaagccatatatttttgaaatgacGGGTGAGAGAATGATGAAAGAATtagtatttttgggtgaactatcccttttaatgcTCCCCTGCTGAAAGATGCAGACACACACTGACCTCCAATTCTCCCGCAACTATATAAATGAGAATTACAACTGCAACTGAATGATTGAGGTATAGCAACGCAGTGATGCATTGCAAGCCCTGTTACAAACTTCCACTCACAAAGAGGAGCACAGAGACAAAATCCAGCAACATACAATGAAAGGACCCACCATGTACATCAAGATGTCTCTGATCATCACCATAGCCGTCTGGTGGTCATTCCAGGCTTGATTCAGTGTTTGCAGGAAGTTGTTATTCAGGGAGTTTAAAACACATCCTCTCGTACCTTTAAACAGACAAAAACTGGGACATAAGTACAGGATAAACGAGGCTGCATGCTACATCATATCAAGCCAGCAGTACAATGAACATCCAGAACTCAAACCACATCATTTCATTAAACCAACACCACTTTAACAGATTTTCATCTGATTAATGGAGGTTACCCCGCGTATGTGGCAGACCCAACACAGACAAGTACTACATACACACCAGAAAACTGCATTCTTTTTCCCTTTAATTTAATGATCATCTCCTGGGGTTTATATGAAAGcgcaaatcagtttttatttgtttagagagcgttttttacatttcacttttCTGTTTGTGACTTTAATTCTGTCCTTAAAAAGAATGtaaagtcaaatttttttttaattatattaaatgcttAGTGCAAACACTTCGTATCAgattaaaggttttaaaatttgGAGatggaaaacattatttttgtgcgATACAGCCTAATGTGATTAATAAACTTCAAAAGACTAATTTCAATTAATAGATCCACGCTTCACTGATAAGAAAATGCAATGCTGTGCGTGCTCTAACCGAACTTCACGGTTTCAGAACGTTTTACAATCAATGTGCATTTAGTGCCAATAACTGCGTTAATCTCACATCTTATGAAATTAAACCAAATTGGTTCctttgtggtgtttttatgtAATGTGAAGTAGACTGTCATAAGATACACATTTTATCTCCCTCATCTTTCTGAATGAGCACCGAGCAACAGTACAGCATATACATTTCAACATAACTCCCCGTGTATTTTGGGTAAATTTGTGCATTCGTATTATACATAAAGTTTTCTTCTCCATAGTTACGCAACTGGTACGTGGCTTTGAATTTGAATGCCGTATAATTTAGAGGCTTGTATTTAATATGTTTGTATTAAATCTTTAATTATCTCAGAATATGTCAGGTTTATTTATTCTATGTTCCTGCTAAGTAACATCCAATACATATGTATCTATTAGTAAATCCCCGGCATCGGCAGTGGCACACACTGCCACCTTAAGGATTTCGACAGTAACTTTCAACGACACAACATCcgttgttatgtttttatatttacttataactTACTTATGTTTATATTATCTTTTGCTGTTGGTTTGAATCCCAAATGtggaatttgatttatttttgaatcaTGTAGCATCATATGATATTATCCCAAGATCAGCTtatcatgaaatgcattttgcTTCCCTCTCTCCTCCATCACGCTGCTCTGACTCTCCAAAGTCCAAAATGACCGACTGAGAAAGCATTCTGGGCAAccagaacagaaaaagaaagggGGAAATAGAAGACTGAATTAAACTAAAGAGAACGTGTCCCAACATAAAGAAGTCATCTAGGCTTAATTTAGCTAGACATTACGAATGCGGCTCACATGTATAATCACATGATAATTAGTGTGAACAAGCAAAGTTAGGGTTTTGAAcagattacaaaacaaaaaagtgtttgcATCCAACCGAAATGGCCATATTATGATGACCTCGCAGAGGTTTTCTGCATGCGCTATAATGTGCACGCtactaaaacaaagcaaagacaaCCCACCTGCTCCACCCACCTCCCCCTTTCCCTCACGGGCAATCATGTCGATTAAGGTCTGCCGCAGATTTCCCGATGCAAAGCCGTACGACCACCTGTCTCTGAAGATGATGAGACCGAGATTATAGACGTTCTCACGTTAATTCTGCTGAACATACACCCCGGATCCTGGCCAAGACAaagagcagacagagagagaagaatgAACTCAGAAGGAATACGGGCTCTTCGTTCTCCAGCAATCATCTATTGGTTGGAAACCTAATACACAACTATCCCAGAAGAAAACAAGTGGGAATTTAATTTTCCCTTAAAGAAATACCAGGCTTAATGACAAAAGAAAAGCTAAAGTACTGGTCTCTCCTAGAGCGTATATAACACTTGAATGGTACTTTTCGGGTAGTTTTCAACTAGCAATGCATGCATACCCCTATTAATTTCTTCTTGTCTGACGCAAAAGATGATTTTCTCTGGGTACCAAACAGATGCTGTTCCCCATTAATTttgtagaaggaaaaaaaatctattgaatCACTGGAATgactttgagtgcctagaaatcTGTGTTACACTGCATAAACTTTACCAGTTTTTGTTTGACAGTAATAGTTCTTGGCCGGCTTCCGATTTCTTGTTTCGTGATCTGCAGATTCcgattttctttctaagaactatgattgacagcatatacaaaccaAAATTGACTTTTCTTCAAactaatgttattttcataataaaaaaaaatattaaatattacaattccaAGTTACAGATAGTCTCTCACTTAaacctctcaaaaaaaaaaatgcctgtgaTGGAATAAAGTAGAAATAACTAACTGAAATTAGttgctttataaaacaaaaaactttataaGTTGAACCCTTTTTCCTCTTTTTACACTTTTCTTACAAAAGATCAAAGAACCCTATGAATGAACAAAAACTGAAGTGTCAATACTCTTCCAAAAGAAAATATTGCAGTTAGTGTGGTACTAATGTGCCAGCAATGTATGTATAGGCAACATTCTACTTGAGCATTAATGGCAAGTGTTTCCCCCGTGGTTTATTTTAGCCTTACAGTTTTCACCAATAGCAAACTTATTGTCTTCGTTCACTCACAGTAAAAAACTTCCACACCAACAACATGTATTGCAGTACGGGCTGGAGTTTTGGACACAAATTTCAATTAGATTACCAATTCGTCCAATTCAATcgcgattattttggatatatatcagcaTGTACAGTACTTGACTATTGTCTCAAGGAAAGAAATCTCATCTAATGCTGTAAGATATACATGAGTCATTTGGTACTGTCATTATGATATACTGAAGGTTAAAACTGACTGATTTCTAAGATATAGCAtacaactgttaaaattacacaatgaagtttttaacaataataaagttacatGGCATAATCATAGTTCTACTTCATTTcggatttacttttaaaatataaaaatttaaatggtggctgtcaaaAAAATTATGGATTTAATGCAAAGATATTAAACAtagaacagtaaaaattatatgaTATGTGTATATAGTGCCACTATTTAGCAAAATACCCCTCTCTAACAGTTTATTTTCTATCTGCTTCTAGAAAGATTAACCAGTCGATCCCGAATATTTGTGTCCCTGATGGTCTGAGGTCATGTGACGTTCCGCGCACCTGTTTACCAGCTGTTAGAACGGACGTCTTGCACGGCTGACACACTGATTGAGAGCATTATCAGAGACGGATAGGGATTGTAAAAACCCTTACCTTTTGGTGGTTTAACATGACTCATGTTTAGTTGAGCTGAAGCTATTATGTGGAGGGTATGATCAGTTCAACGGCCGTGCCTGCGCGACTCATGCAGAAATCTGGCTGATTTTCGATCCACCGCCAatcgatcggtgcatctctaatgTTAAGtgtgcaaaataatttatttgaatccAAAATATCTGTTGCGTTCCAAGACAGAAAGCcaatatatttgttgaaaatgACGGGTGAGAGAATGGGATGAAAGAATTagtaattttgggtgaactatccccctTTATGCTCCCTCCCTGCCTGAAAGACTGCATACACACACTGACCTCCCAATTCGCCCACAACtatataaatgataattacaacTGCAACTGAATGATTGTAGGTAGTAGCAACACAGTGATCATTGCAAGCCCCTGTTACAAACTTCCACTCACAAAGAGGAGCACAGAGACAAAAATCCAGCAACATCAAGGAAAGGACCCACCATGTCA
This portion of the Cyprinus carpio isolate SPL01 chromosome A15, ASM1834038v1, whole genome shotgun sequence genome encodes:
- the LOC122147627 gene encoding cullin-3-like gives rise to the protein MDEKYVNKNLGPLEKCQSSESSEEGNNSGLSFEELYQERLQHGHEQARRRSCTRGCVLNSLNNNFLQTLNQAWNDHQTAMVMIRDILMYMDRVYVQQNNVENVYNLGLIIFRDQVVRYGCIRDHLRQTLLDMIARERKGEVVDRGAIRNACQMLMILGLEGRSVYEEDFEAPFLEMSAEFFQMESQKFLAENSASVYIKKVEARINEEIERVIHCLDKTTEEPIVKVVERELISKHMKTIVEMENSGLVHMLKNGKTEDLACMYKLFSRVPNGLKTMCECMSSYLREQGKALVSEEGEGKNPVDYIQGLLDLKSRFDRFLQESFNNDRLFKQTIAGDFEYFLNLNSRSPEYLSLFIDDKLKKGVKGLTEQEVESILDKAMVLFRFMQEKDVFERYYKQHLARRLLTNKSVSDDSEKNMISKLKTECGCQFTSKLEGMFRDMSISNTTMDEFRQHLTTTGVSLGGVDLTVRVLTTGYWPTQSATPKCSIPPSPRHAFEVFRRFYLAKHSGRQLTLQHHMGSADLNATFYGPVKKEDGSDMVGGAQVTGSNARKHILQVFHIPDDDPHAFQQPREIHIRGDPAGDGYPGERAGAGAAVSGLWKAHTASPHQRTQV